Proteins from a genomic interval of Paenibacillus sp. FSL R5-0623:
- a CDS encoding FtsX-like permease family protein: MFKLSLSYLSRNKIQNALIALLLLLSTLLVSTAIVILANTGNQFYEMHTRTHGSHQILTFEKGLNDPDAVHNWWASQDGAQVSPLLTYRTLSGIILNETHIPNIYLYMFNTPPPPWGVDELIFSSGTPDTVPEQGSVWIPTSMANTYHISVGDTIGFKTGSSTLELNVSGIVIDVPYGAPFSNTARVWMNPTDYQHDLATLTGNENRMMGIHFNDYSMNSVYWERYNRETGIPFLESKMEFEAIASFYLIINQVIGFIMIFMGVVMLSIALMTIGFTIADAILANYRTIGILKSLGLTSRKTIGTYVIQYAMLSIVAIIPGLALSIWISKWIINISVSSLRVGNQNIPVHGLDAAILSGVLLFALVIMFTVLYAKKARSIQPVQAIRYGMSEIDHGRMAGKMNSPLAHWIGFTRLPVTAVLGFGHVFKNTKSSVLTLLLTTMASSVLVLGYVLLTSITGIEQTAAKWGYDNANIAAVVVNKSNVPKTELKQTLEEDSRISNAGWQGNTTGVISPESSATVKGQSISINLNVLDGSYQELGFETLKGVNPQHANEIALGVSVSNTSNKDLGDFIDIYIEGEKRTFLITGIYQAIANMSVSGRITIDAMRSVNPRYSEFDVIFINVNDMAQADKVASELNEQFKDFASVVTQKTLLDSVYAEAANILIYPMSLIGLLFITVTFIIIFSTCRINIRKESRTYGIYKSLGMTSRQIRLSLTMGMFILSSVGAILGIFVGVYLLPLLLEMVLSGYGIVQLPLILHWGGMVLFTCLTIIAASLGSWFSSRIIREASPRMLVIE, from the coding sequence ATGTTTAAACTTAGCTTGTCGTATCTGAGCAGGAACAAAATACAAAATGCGCTGATTGCGCTGCTCCTGCTACTCTCGACACTTCTTGTATCTACAGCTATTGTCATTCTGGCGAACACAGGCAATCAGTTTTATGAAATGCATACCCGAACCCATGGATCTCATCAGATCCTGACGTTTGAAAAAGGGCTCAATGATCCTGACGCTGTGCACAACTGGTGGGCTTCTCAGGATGGAGCTCAGGTGTCCCCTTTGCTAACGTATCGTACATTGTCAGGCATCATTTTGAATGAAACTCACATCCCTAACATCTACCTGTACATGTTTAATACGCCTCCACCGCCCTGGGGTGTGGATGAACTAATTTTCTCAAGTGGGACGCCCGACACAGTTCCCGAACAAGGCTCCGTCTGGATTCCAACGTCCATGGCAAATACCTATCATATTTCGGTAGGTGATACCATTGGCTTCAAAACCGGCTCAAGCACACTCGAATTGAATGTATCGGGTATTGTGATCGATGTACCATACGGGGCACCCTTCTCCAATACAGCACGGGTCTGGATGAATCCTACCGATTATCAACATGATCTCGCTACACTTACTGGCAACGAGAATCGTATGATGGGCATCCATTTTAACGATTACAGCATGAATTCGGTGTATTGGGAACGATACAATCGTGAGACAGGTATTCCGTTTCTGGAATCCAAAATGGAGTTCGAGGCGATTGCCTCTTTCTATCTGATCATCAATCAGGTTATTGGATTCATCATGATATTCATGGGTGTTGTCATGCTCTCCATCGCTTTGATGACCATCGGGTTTACGATTGCAGATGCCATCCTGGCCAATTACAGAACGATAGGAATCCTCAAATCACTAGGTCTGACTTCCCGAAAAACGATAGGCACCTATGTTATTCAATATGCAATGTTATCCATCGTAGCCATTATCCCAGGACTTGCACTCAGTATATGGATATCCAAATGGATCATCAATATTTCTGTATCCTCTCTTCGAGTGGGGAATCAGAACATTCCAGTCCATGGATTGGATGCGGCCATACTGTCCGGCGTACTACTATTTGCTCTAGTGATTATGTTCACTGTGTTATATGCCAAAAAGGCACGCAGCATACAGCCCGTGCAAGCTATTCGTTATGGTATGTCGGAGATAGATCACGGCCGGATGGCTGGCAAAATGAATTCGCCATTGGCCCACTGGATCGGCTTCACACGACTGCCTGTGACCGCCGTGCTTGGATTCGGACATGTGTTCAAAAACACCAAAAGCTCTGTTCTAACACTCCTGCTAACCACCATGGCTTCCTCCGTACTTGTTCTGGGTTATGTTCTGCTGACCAGTATAACCGGAATTGAACAGACCGCAGCTAAATGGGGGTATGACAATGCCAATATCGCAGCAGTGGTCGTGAACAAAAGTAACGTTCCAAAGACTGAATTAAAACAAACGTTAGAAGAGGATTCAAGGATTAGCAATGCAGGCTGGCAAGGGAACACAACGGGTGTAATTAGCCCGGAGTCTTCGGCAACAGTCAAGGGCCAATCCATCAGTATCAACTTGAATGTACTGGACGGGAGTTATCAAGAACTTGGATTCGAAACGTTAAAAGGGGTTAACCCACAACATGCGAATGAAATTGCCCTTGGTGTAAGTGTATCCAACACATCAAATAAAGATCTCGGTGATTTTATCGATATCTATATTGAAGGAGAAAAGCGTACATTCCTCATTACAGGAATCTATCAGGCGATCGCCAACATGTCTGTTTCAGGCAGAATCACCATTGATGCCATGAGAAGTGTAAACCCCCGTTATAGTGAATTTGATGTTATCTTTATCAATGTGAACGATATGGCACAAGCGGATAAGGTTGCCTCGGAATTAAATGAGCAATTTAAAGATTTCGCTTCGGTAGTTACTCAGAAGACATTGCTTGATTCCGTTTACGCGGAAGCTGCTAACATCCTGATCTATCCGATGAGCCTGATTGGATTGTTGTTTATCACTGTGACGTTTATCATTATTTTCAGTACCTGTAGAATCAATATTCGTAAAGAAAGCAGAACGTACGGGATATACAAATCGCTGGGAATGACATCCCGCCAAATCAGGTTATCGCTCACCATGGGAATGTTCATACTGTCCTCCGTGGGAGCCATACTGGGTATTTTCGTCGGCGTATATCTGCTGCCTCTTCTACTCGAAATGGTCCTTTCCGGTTATGGTATCGTACAACTTCCACTGATCCTGCATTGGGGTGGCATGGTACTGTTCACCTGTCTAACCATCATTGCAGCCAGTCTTGGCTCATGGTTCTCTTCAAGAATTATTCGGGAAGCATCGCCACGTATGCTGGTTATCGAATAA
- the mmuM gene encoding homocysteine S-methyltransferase: protein MTLVQQTNPIEQILREHPVMILDGALATELEQHGCNLDDPLWSARVLLENPDVIVQVHADYFRAGADCAITSSYQATVDGFRKRGIGEQAALELIRKTVELAAQARDDVWAEVQSSLIGRESSTGQLVEAPSVRAETVENEEQITDRTVDHEGDCTRPRPIIAGSVGPYGAYLADGSEYVGHYGVSDVTLAAFHRPRMAALLESGADILAFETIPSLQEAQVLVDVLKEFPHAYAWLSFSLKDGTSISEGTPLEVCAQKFGSEPQIAAIGLNCAPMEVVTEAVGILSRTSDKPVIVYPNSGEVYDAATKTWSGQGTCGSMSDASEQWVAAGAQIIGGCCRTTPHQIGELAKKWRK from the coding sequence ATGACGCTAGTACAACAGACTAACCCCATAGAACAGATCCTGCGTGAACATCCAGTCATGATTCTGGATGGAGCGTTGGCAACGGAACTCGAACAGCATGGATGTAATCTGGATGATCCGCTCTGGTCGGCTCGTGTGTTGCTCGAGAATCCGGATGTTATCGTTCAGGTCCATGCAGATTATTTTCGAGCAGGAGCCGACTGTGCGATTACATCCAGTTATCAGGCGACGGTGGATGGCTTCCGCAAGAGAGGGATTGGTGAACAGGCAGCACTGGAGCTGATCCGCAAGACGGTGGAATTGGCTGCTCAGGCGAGAGATGACGTATGGGCAGAAGTGCAGAGTAGTTTAATAGGGAGAGAAAGCTCAACAGGTCAGCTTGTAGAAGCTCCTTCGGTACGTGCCGAGACGGTGGAGAATGAGGAGCAAATAACAGATCGTACAGTAGATCACGAAGGAGATTGTACTCGTCCACGTCCAATTATTGCTGGGTCCGTTGGGCCGTACGGCGCCTATCTGGCGGATGGTTCAGAGTATGTAGGACATTACGGCGTGTCGGATGTGACGTTGGCTGCTTTCCATCGACCACGTATGGCAGCGTTGCTTGAATCAGGAGCAGATATTTTGGCTTTTGAGACGATTCCTTCCTTGCAGGAAGCACAGGTGCTGGTTGATGTACTGAAGGAGTTTCCTCATGCGTATGCCTGGTTATCTTTTTCTTTAAAAGACGGGACAAGCATCAGCGAGGGCACACCGCTTGAGGTATGTGCACAGAAGTTTGGCTCTGAGCCGCAGATTGCGGCGATTGGCCTGAACTGTGCTCCGATGGAAGTGGTGACGGAAGCAGTGGGTATTTTGAGCCGTACCAGCGATAAACCTGTTATTGTGTATCCGAACTCGGGAGAAGTATACGATGCGGCAACGAAGACGTGGAGTGGACAGGGTACATGTGGCAGTATGAGTGATGCTTCTGAGCAGTGGGTTGCGGCGGGCGCGCAAATTATTGGTGGTTGTTGCCGCACTACCCCACATCAGATTGGTGAACTTGCGAAGAAGTGGCGGAAATAG
- the mmuP gene encoding S-methylmethionine permease, which translates to MENNNDKGHFQRKMQARHVVMLSLGGVIGTGLFLSSGYTIQQAGPLGTILSYLIGAIVVYLVMLCLGELSVHMPETGAFHSYAAKYIGPATGYTVAWLYWLTWTVALGSEFTAAGLLMQRWFPSVNVWIWSALFALMIFLFNALTVKLFAESEFWFSSVKVVTIVIFIIIGGAAMFGFIPMADAEPAPFLSNITASGWFPHGATAILMTMLAVNFAFSGTELIGIAAGETENPEKTIPKAIHTTLWRLVIFFIGTIIILSALLPMSDASVLESPFVAVMERVGVPYAADIMNFVILTAILSAANSGLYASSRMLWSLADKKTISPWFAKLTKQGVPLNALLISMVGGALALLSSIIAPGTVYITLVSISGLAVVAVWMSISASQYMFRRQYIREGHAVKDLVYRTPLYPAVPIISFILCLASCIGIAFDPTQRIALYCGLPFIAVCYAAYYLTERVNKKRGQVHDASTTD; encoded by the coding sequence ATGGAGAACAACAACGACAAAGGGCATTTTCAGCGGAAAATGCAGGCACGGCATGTGGTCATGCTCTCTCTTGGTGGAGTGATTGGAACAGGATTATTCCTAAGCTCGGGTTACACGATTCAGCAGGCTGGACCACTTGGGACCATTCTGTCTTATCTGATCGGAGCCATCGTTGTATATCTGGTGATGCTCTGTCTTGGTGAACTGTCTGTTCATATGCCAGAGACGGGAGCATTTCATAGTTATGCAGCCAAATATATCGGACCGGCAACAGGCTACACGGTGGCTTGGTTATACTGGTTAACCTGGACTGTTGCGCTTGGCTCCGAATTCACAGCCGCCGGATTGCTGATGCAGCGCTGGTTCCCATCGGTGAACGTATGGATATGGAGCGCGCTCTTTGCCCTGATGATCTTTCTGTTTAACGCTTTAACGGTGAAATTATTTGCGGAATCCGAGTTCTGGTTCTCATCTGTAAAAGTAGTGACTATCGTAATTTTCATTATTATCGGTGGCGCAGCCATGTTTGGGTTCATTCCGATGGCGGATGCTGAACCAGCGCCGTTTCTATCGAACATTACCGCATCCGGGTGGTTCCCTCATGGGGCTACAGCGATATTGATGACCATGCTTGCTGTAAACTTTGCCTTCTCAGGCACCGAATTAATCGGCATTGCTGCCGGTGAGACGGAGAACCCGGAAAAGACAATACCCAAAGCTATTCATACAACGCTGTGGCGTTTGGTTATTTTCTTCATCGGAACGATTATTATCTTGTCGGCCTTGCTGCCCATGTCGGATGCCAGTGTACTGGAAAGTCCGTTTGTAGCGGTAATGGAGCGGGTGGGTGTACCCTATGCAGCAGACATTATGAACTTTGTTATTCTGACGGCGATTCTCTCTGCTGCCAATTCAGGCCTGTATGCTTCTTCGCGGATGCTCTGGTCTCTGGCTGATAAAAAAACGATCTCCCCGTGGTTTGCCAAATTGACCAAACAGGGTGTGCCATTGAATGCACTTCTGATCAGTATGGTTGGTGGTGCGCTGGCTTTGCTGTCCAGTATCATTGCGCCAGGTACCGTGTATATTACACTGGTTTCCATTTCAGGTCTGGCTGTCGTTGCGGTATGGATGAGCATCAGCGCTTCCCAGTACATGTTCCGCAGACAGTATATCCGGGAAGGCCATGCGGTCAAAGATTTGGTCTACCGCACACCGCTGTACCCGGCTGTACCAATTATTTCATTTATATTATGTCTGGCTTCATGCATAGGTATTGCTTTTGACCCGACACAGCGAATTGCACTGTATTGTGGGCTTCCATTTATCGCAGTGTGTTACGCCGCTTATTATCTGACAGAACGTGTGAATAAGAAAAGAGGACAAGTACATGACGCTAGTACAACAGACTAA
- a CDS encoding Ger(x)C family spore germination protein translates to MIRFFMRLRVVYALSVLLVISGCWSSREIEELSVYVGLGIDIAKETEFEKDIAAQGGKYPKNNYITATVQIAPGTGGSNIKQSGQSGSPASGKTSYSNEQLTGDSLLQIFRQFALRRDRPLIGHHLKVIVVSKDIAKKYGLDQLLDFVLRDNDIRPNCLVLISHHRAVDVLTSDDPSRIPAFYLTGITGNSYLSNKILDPVLLSKLDAQMQSGSSFLLQNVLYSNGEGKFSGGSIFDGKTTKFIGELSQTDLEGLSWLRPKEKGGVLKTYNKEGFTVVYEMKKKKTKVIPKVVGNDISFHVKTESEGWLMEDWHAPEREEKGAYRGELEKEFAELAEQQIRQVLYKLQHTYKVDVADFRDSLRIKEPKTWKKVKDDWDNIFSTVPITYDVKISITNPGSSTE, encoded by the coding sequence ATGATTCGTTTTTTTATGCGTTTACGTGTAGTTTATGCTCTGTCTGTCCTTCTGGTAATATCCGGATGCTGGAGCAGTAGGGAGATCGAGGAACTAAGTGTCTATGTTGGTCTCGGGATCGATATCGCGAAAGAAACAGAATTTGAGAAGGACATCGCTGCCCAGGGAGGAAAGTATCCAAAGAATAATTATATAACGGCTACCGTGCAGATTGCTCCTGGCACGGGCGGTTCGAACATTAAACAGAGCGGACAATCCGGTTCACCTGCTTCGGGAAAGACTTCCTACTCCAATGAACAGCTTACTGGAGATTCCTTGCTGCAAATCTTTCGTCAGTTCGCACTAAGGCGAGACCGTCCACTTATCGGACATCATCTAAAGGTCATCGTCGTCTCCAAGGATATTGCCAAAAAGTATGGTCTGGACCAGCTGCTGGATTTTGTACTTCGGGATAACGATATTCGTCCAAATTGTCTGGTGCTGATAAGTCACCATCGCGCCGTGGATGTCCTGACTTCGGATGATCCCTCTCGGATTCCAGCATTTTATCTAACAGGAATTACCGGTAATTCATACTTGTCCAACAAAATCCTGGACCCTGTTTTGCTCTCCAAATTAGATGCCCAAATGCAGTCTGGTTCCAGTTTCTTGCTCCAGAATGTACTGTACTCCAATGGAGAGGGCAAGTTCTCAGGTGGCAGCATATTCGATGGGAAAACAACTAAGTTTATTGGAGAACTAAGTCAAACGGATCTGGAAGGTTTATCGTGGCTCAGGCCTAAGGAAAAAGGAGGCGTCTTGAAGACTTACAACAAAGAGGGATTCACTGTTGTATATGAAATGAAAAAGAAGAAAACAAAAGTAATTCCCAAGGTTGTTGGCAATGATATTTCATTCCATGTAAAGACCGAATCCGAAGGCTGGTTAATGGAGGATTGGCATGCTCCGGAAAGAGAGGAAAAAGGGGCTTATCGCGGGGAACTGGAAAAAGAATTTGCTGAACTGGCGGAACAACAGATTCGTCAGGTGTTATACAAGCTGCAGCATACCTACAAAGTGGATGTTGCGGATTTTCGGGATAGCTTACGTATTAAAGAGCCCAAAACATGGAAGAAAGTCAAAGATGATTGGGATAACATTTTTAGTACCGTGCCAATTACGTACGATGTGAAGATTAGCATTACCAATCCGGGATCATCCACCGAATAG
- a CDS encoding GerAB/ArcD/ProY family transporter — protein MNGSEGNISTRQAVVVIVNYMLGAGILTLPRTTSKAVGTPDVWISIILSGLIITGVGIILVTLCRRFPEKTVFQFTREITGSWIAYILGFAMIIYFMVIAAFEIRVMAEVTGMYLLERTPTWAIVMVFMWIGIYLISGGLAVIVRVFEIILPITLIIFVIEILLSNQLFEIGNLRPVLGEGIMPVLKGLKPSLLAYTGYEVMFVMTAYMKNPKKSNVAMSWGIIISTMIYLITVVMVVGSLSLDGIKTRTWPTLDLVRSFEIQGLIFERFESLLLVIWIMQIFSSFTITHYCASVGIRDLFRTKKIKVIMYALLPVIYLTALMPKTVDETFALGDMLGNSSVLLFATLPLLLLIISLIRKKGGKHA, from the coding sequence GTGAACGGTTCTGAAGGAAATATTAGCACAAGGCAGGCCGTCGTAGTTATTGTTAATTACATGCTTGGCGCGGGGATCCTGACCCTCCCCCGAACGACGAGTAAAGCTGTCGGAACACCGGATGTCTGGATCTCCATCATTTTGTCTGGACTGATTATCACGGGTGTCGGAATTATTCTGGTTACCCTGTGTCGCAGATTTCCGGAGAAAACAGTGTTCCAGTTCACCCGTGAGATTACGGGGAGCTGGATTGCTTACATATTGGGATTCGCCATGATTATTTACTTTATGGTGATTGCCGCATTCGAAATCAGGGTCATGGCTGAAGTGACAGGCATGTATTTGCTAGAGCGTACTCCGACATGGGCCATTGTGATGGTGTTTATGTGGATTGGCATATATTTGATCTCTGGTGGACTCGCCGTCATTGTGCGTGTATTTGAGATTATTTTGCCGATTACACTGATTATATTTGTGATTGAAATTTTGCTTAGTAATCAGTTATTTGAGATCGGCAATCTGAGACCCGTTCTCGGAGAGGGTATCATGCCAGTCCTCAAAGGTTTGAAACCTTCGCTGCTGGCTTACACGGGGTACGAAGTCATGTTTGTCATGACTGCATATATGAAAAACCCAAAAAAGAGCAATGTAGCCATGAGCTGGGGCATCATCATATCGACTATGATTTATCTGATTACTGTAGTGATGGTTGTAGGCAGTCTGTCACTCGACGGCATCAAAACACGTACTTGGCCCACGCTGGATCTCGTAAGAAGCTTTGAGATTCAAGGTTTAATCTTTGAGCGGTTCGAATCCTTGTTATTGGTCATCTGGATTATGCAGATCTTCTCGAGTTTCACGATCACACACTATTGTGCTTCGGTAGGTATTCGGGATTTGTTTCGTACAAAGAAAATCAAAGTCATTATGTACGCCCTTCTGCCAGTAATATATCTAACAGCATTGATGCCGAAAACCGTAGACGAAACCTTTGCACTGGGTGATATGTTGGGCAACTCATCCGTACTTTTGTTTGCCACTTTACCACTGTTGCTGCTGATAATAAGTCTGATTCGCAAAAAAGGAGGCAAACATGCATGA
- a CDS encoding spore germination protein, translated as MWSTIVSYVPDWTIWIQAFLVLIIPIGITVTMRWINAAIKRGTFSRSEKPSISSKDISPATAGQGQGTETGQYANIKMTGKYNTDLTSVRESFGQNADVHIREFTIRGTNTRAAVIYTEGLVDQDLIDDHLITPLMMEGVPELKREGFLHPDNAHLLSAYLQDQLLPVSLVEETQSLQKVSVGVLFGKNALLVDGLPGALLIGAHKIKTRGVNEPVSEGLLRGPRIGFTEQLSDNTGILRRYGSDQSLFIQKYEVGSRIKKDLAVAYIQDIADPNLVAEVQKRIEEMDMDSMLESGYVEQLIEDNTLSPFQQVLNTERPDRVMGALLEGRVAILLDGTPFVLIVPVSFSMLLQSPEDYYERWIPGTFLRMLRFMSAMLALLAPALYISFISFHPGLIPTKLVLTIIETRTGVPFPSIIEVLIMEVSIEILREAGIRLPKPIAPSLGIVGGLIIGQAAVQAGIISQFLVIVVAVTAISSFTIPVYSAGITLRILRFAAMFSAAVLGLFGVVMFFLLICTHLARLSSFGLPYVAPAVPYHFGEWKDFFIRAPLNMMRKRPEMSNPIDKDRKK; from the coding sequence ATGTGGTCAACAATTGTATCCTACGTGCCGGATTGGACCATATGGATTCAGGCATTCTTGGTCCTTATCATACCGATCGGCATTACAGTAACCATGCGGTGGATCAATGCCGCCATTAAGCGTGGAACCTTCTCTCGTTCCGAGAAACCCTCCATATCCTCGAAAGATATTTCTCCTGCTACCGCGGGTCAGGGTCAGGGAACCGAAACAGGCCAATATGCCAATATTAAAATGACCGGCAAGTACAATACGGATCTGACCAGTGTAAGAGAAAGCTTTGGTCAAAATGCTGATGTGCACATTCGGGAATTTACCATTAGAGGTACCAATACAAGGGCAGCTGTCATCTATACCGAAGGCCTGGTAGATCAAGACTTAATCGATGATCACCTGATTACACCGTTAATGATGGAAGGCGTTCCAGAGCTTAAGCGGGAGGGGTTCCTCCATCCGGATAATGCACATTTACTGTCGGCCTATCTGCAAGATCAATTATTACCTGTCAGTCTGGTTGAGGAGACACAGTCCCTCCAAAAGGTCTCAGTTGGCGTGCTTTTTGGCAAGAATGCACTGTTGGTTGATGGATTGCCGGGGGCTCTATTAATTGGAGCTCATAAGATTAAAACACGTGGTGTGAATGAACCGGTGTCAGAGGGGCTGCTGCGTGGCCCCCGAATTGGTTTTACTGAACAGTTAAGTGATAATACAGGCATTTTGCGTCGGTATGGTAGTGATCAGAGCCTCTTTATTCAGAAGTATGAAGTAGGTTCACGGATCAAGAAAGATTTGGCTGTTGCCTATATTCAGGATATTGCTGATCCTAATCTCGTGGCGGAAGTCCAAAAGCGAATTGAAGAGATGGATATGGATTCCATGTTGGAATCTGGGTATGTTGAACAGCTCATCGAAGACAATACGCTCAGTCCGTTTCAACAAGTGTTGAATACAGAAAGACCAGACCGGGTGATGGGTGCTTTACTGGAAGGGCGAGTGGCTATTTTATTGGATGGGACGCCATTTGTCTTAATTGTGCCAGTGTCGTTTAGCATGTTGCTCCAATCTCCCGAGGATTATTATGAACGATGGATTCCTGGAACATTCCTGCGAATGCTGCGCTTTATGTCCGCCATGCTGGCCTTGCTCGCACCTGCGCTCTATATCTCTTTTATCTCGTTCCATCCGGGACTTATCCCAACCAAGCTGGTATTGACGATCATTGAAACGCGGACGGGAGTGCCGTTTCCTTCAATCATCGAAGTACTGATCATGGAAGTTTCGATCGAGATATTGAGGGAGGCTGGCATTCGTTTACCTAAGCCGATTGCACCCTCGCTGGGTATCGTTGGAGGTCTGATTATCGGCCAGGCGGCCGTACAGGCAGGAATTATAAGCCAATTCCTGGTCATCGTTGTTGCGGTTACCGCCATATCCTCCTTTACGATCCCTGTCTATAGTGCCGGCATCACACTGCGAATTCTGCGATTTGCTGCCATGTTTAGCGCAGCTGTACTCGGATTGTTTGGCGTGGTTATGTTCTTTCTCCTTATATGTACCCATCTGGCGAGACTCTCGAGCTTTGGCCTACCTTATGTTGCACCGGCCGTTCCTTATCACTTTGGGGAATGGAAGGATTTCTTTATCCGTGCTCCGCTAAATATGATGAGGAAGCGTCCCGAGATGTCTAATCCAATAGATAAAGACCGCAAAAAATAA
- a CDS encoding PAS domain-containing methyl-accepting chemotaxis protein, with product MEKKDVVTDAMVIKAMEKSLAIIRFDLDRRVTYVNEVFAQTMGYTVDEMYGMKHQQLCFGQFANTPDYDAFWNSIFNGVSFQDKVERKDAKGNSVWLEATYMPVYDETNQKILGVSKIATNITNRQNNISVVVNELKAMSHELNGQADVGIERSQELMSSISYISEVSATNRATLTHLQEQAGSIQGVVRTIREISSQTQLLALNAAIEAAHAGEFGRGFDIVAKEVKKLSAMVESSINEIRDSVTGITKEIGNITGGTKKVEEYVEQSQKQIEIALNDFTAIAASAHLLDAKAEHVTRIV from the coding sequence ATGGAAAAGAAAGATGTTGTCACCGATGCAATGGTCATCAAGGCGATGGAGAAAAGTCTTGCTATCATTCGATTTGATCTGGATCGCCGGGTAACCTACGTGAATGAAGTCTTTGCCCAGACGATGGGATATACGGTAGATGAGATGTACGGCATGAAGCATCAGCAACTATGCTTCGGTCAATTTGCAAATACCCCGGACTATGATGCTTTTTGGAATAGCATATTTAATGGTGTCAGCTTCCAGGACAAGGTTGAACGCAAGGATGCAAAGGGAAATTCCGTATGGCTTGAGGCGACATATATGCCGGTGTACGATGAGACAAATCAGAAGATATTGGGTGTCTCCAAAATCGCCACCAACATTACCAACCGTCAGAACAACATTTCGGTCGTAGTGAATGAGCTAAAAGCGATGTCTCATGAACTAAATGGGCAGGCAGATGTAGGCATTGAACGGAGCCAGGAATTAATGTCCAGTATCTCCTATATCTCAGAGGTGTCCGCTACTAACCGTGCAACGCTGACTCATTTGCAGGAACAGGCCGGATCGATTCAGGGCGTGGTACGAACGATACGCGAGATTTCGTCTCAGACGCAATTGCTTGCGTTGAATGCTGCCATTGAGGCTGCACATGCAGGAGAATTTGGACGAGGATTCGATATCGTGGCTAAAGAAGTTAAGAAACTATCCGCAATGGTGGAGAGTTCGATTAACGAGATTCGTGATAGCGTTACCGGAATAACAAAGGAGATAGGTAATATCACAGGCGGTACCAAAAAAGTAGAAGAATATGTCGAGCAGAGCCAGAAGCAGATTGAGATCGCTCTGAATGATTTTACAGCAATTGCTGCATCAGCTCACTTGTTGGATGCCAAAGCGGAGCATGTGACCAGAATCGTATAA
- a CDS encoding VOC family protein, translating to MNFEVIPFLSMNGDAAAAIAFYEEFLGAKVIFKKSYKEMKEMNPGFEYPAGQDEYITHSVLEIGVNKVMIAEEAMDTERAWQLGNSTSLCIQSKDKDTIDQLYHSLMQHEGVKVLVPYEQNEFSPGYGIVRDPFGIAIQLCVTVHDF from the coding sequence ATGAATTTTGAAGTGATACCATTTTTGTCGATGAACGGGGATGCGGCGGCGGCCATTGCTTTTTATGAAGAGTTTCTGGGCGCCAAGGTGATATTCAAGAAAAGTTATAAAGAGATGAAGGAGATGAACCCGGGCTTCGAGTACCCTGCCGGTCAAGATGAGTATATTACACATTCGGTGCTGGAGATTGGGGTTAACAAAGTCATGATTGCGGAAGAAGCAATGGACACGGAGAGAGCATGGCAGCTGGGGAACAGTACGTCACTATGTATTCAATCCAAGGACAAAGATACAATCGATCAACTGTATCATTCTCTGATGCAACATGAGGGTGTGAAGGTACTGGTGCCATATGAACAAAATGAATTCAGCCCAGGATACGGTATTGTACGGGACCCATTTGGCATTGCGATTCAGCTGTGTGTCACTGTGCACGATTTTTAA